From one Enterococcus sp. DIV2402 genomic stretch:
- a CDS encoding beta-glucoside-specific PTS transporter subunit IIABC, which yields MNNQDLAKEILKLIGGKENVSTATHCATRLRVNLKNDKKADLTALDKLPDVIRAQFSSGQLQVVLGGKVAAVYKEFQEMLPENGGDSEEPTEKKKLSFGLLIETIAGIFSPTLPILIGCGMVQSVNAILTSFQLVSPDSDIVKLLQMTGDLIFYFLPFFLAVSAAKKFKTNEYMAIALAAAYMYPTIQNGALQAAETGIRALDFFGLPLLFVNYKSTVFPIIIAVWIMSYISRWIEKAIPDMLKILLVPLLTLLIMVPLQLGALGPIGSYLGIYIAQGVNWLYNTGGFVGAFLLGAMRPVLVMFGMHYAITPIMVQEVAETGKTVIIPALLAGNLAQAGAAFAVAFKLKNKVEKTGAFTAATTAFLGITEPAMYGYNLKYKKPFYAALLSAGVAAAYMSIFKAYSNAVALPGILAVSTYTATSFIHIIIGVVIAVVGAFVLTMILGIGNQEEVVATETATTVDTNNDVVATEVQEIYVPIPGSRIDLSEVPDEMFSQKLLGDGFAVRPTEGKVYAPFDGTVEMIFDTYHAIGLKSTTGTELLIHIGIDTVNLKGEGFTPKVKAGDPIKTGDLLMEFDINKIIDSGYTIETPVIVTNGMAFTVKD from the coding sequence GTGAATAATCAAGACCTAGCAAAAGAAATATTAAAACTCATCGGTGGCAAAGAGAATGTAAGTACAGCCACCCATTGTGCTACACGTTTAAGAGTTAACTTGAAAAATGATAAGAAAGCTGACTTAACAGCATTGGATAAACTACCGGATGTGATTCGTGCTCAATTTAGTAGTGGACAATTACAAGTTGTTTTAGGTGGCAAAGTGGCGGCAGTGTACAAAGAATTTCAAGAAATGCTACCAGAAAACGGTGGTGACAGCGAAGAACCAACTGAAAAGAAAAAATTATCATTTGGCCTACTGATTGAAACAATTGCGGGAATTTTTAGTCCAACCTTACCAATCTTGATTGGTTGTGGTATGGTTCAATCTGTCAATGCTATTTTAACTAGTTTTCAATTAGTTTCACCAGACTCAGATATCGTTAAATTGTTGCAAATGACTGGTGATTTAATTTTCTACTTCTTACCATTCTTCCTAGCGGTAAGTGCGGCTAAAAAATTCAAAACAAATGAATATATGGCTATTGCGTTAGCAGCTGCATATATGTACCCAACCATTCAAAATGGTGCGTTACAAGCAGCAGAAACTGGAATTCGTGCGTTAGATTTCTTTGGGTTACCATTGTTGTTCGTTAATTATAAATCAACAGTTTTCCCAATCATTATTGCTGTATGGATTATGAGTTATATTAGTAGATGGATTGAAAAAGCTATCCCAGATATGTTGAAAATTTTATTAGTACCACTTTTGACATTATTAATCATGGTTCCATTACAATTAGGTGCTTTAGGTCCAATTGGTTCTTATTTAGGTATTTATATTGCGCAAGGTGTGAATTGGTTATATAACACCGGTGGATTCGTTGGAGCCTTCTTACTTGGAGCAATGCGTCCTGTACTGGTTATGTTTGGGATGCACTATGCAATTACGCCAATCATGGTACAAGAAGTTGCAGAGACTGGAAAAACAGTCATCATTCCAGCTTTATTAGCAGGAAACCTAGCCCAAGCAGGTGCAGCATTTGCGGTTGCTTTCAAATTGAAAAACAAAGTAGAAAAAACGGGTGCATTCACAGCTGCAACTACAGCATTTTTAGGAATTACAGAACCGGCAATGTATGGATATAATTTAAAATATAAAAAACCTTTTTATGCAGCCTTACTTTCTGCTGGGGTTGCGGCAGCATACATGAGTATTTTCAAAGCGTATAGCAATGCGGTTGCACTTCCAGGAATTTTAGCAGTATCTACTTACACGGCAACAAGCTTCATTCACATTATCATTGGCGTAGTCATTGCTGTCGTAGGTGCATTTGTTTTAACAATGATCTTAGGAATTGGAAACCAAGAAGAAGTTGTAGCTACTGAAACAGCAACTACTGTAGATACAAACAATGATGTAGTGGCTACAGAAGTTCAAGAAATTTATGTACCAATTCCAGGATCGCGTATTGATTTAAGCGAAGTACCAGATGAAATGTTTTCCCAAAAATTATTAGGTGATGGTTTTGCCGTTCGTCCAACAGAAGGAAAAGTTTATGCACCATTTGATGGAACAGTGGAAATGATTTTTGATACGTATCATGCAATTGGCTTGAAATCAACGACAGGTACTGAATTATTGATTCATATTGGTATTGATACGGTTAATTTAAAAGGTGAAGGATTTACACCCAAAGTCAAAGCAGGCGATCCAATCAAAACAGGTGATTTATTAATGGAATTTGATATTAATAAAATCATAGACAGTGGTTATACAATTGAAACCCCTGTTATTGTAACCAATGGCATGGCATTTACCGTAAAAGACTAA
- a CDS encoding DUF3592 domain-containing protein, which translates to MYQRNVFLLIRKKYISTTAIIRKERLTNVSYNTTEGGYGGFRQKQYKLEYHDKQGNRYTPTYTTGRSESQFASLLGWKVGTSLKIFYSPKKPIKAVIDKDYYKKRVKQKRQQIKDDWNKNY; encoded by the coding sequence ATCTATCAAAGAAACGTTTTTCTTTTAATCAGAAAAAAATACATTTCTACAACGGCTATTATTAGAAAAGAACGGCTCACCAATGTTAGTTACAATACGACTGAAGGCGGTTATGGTGGGTTTCGTCAAAAACAATACAAGCTAGAATATCACGACAAGCAAGGAAATCGCTATACGCCTACTTACACAACTGGTCGATCTGAATCACAATTTGCTAGTCTCTTAGGTTGGAAAGTTGGAACCAGCCTTAAAATCTTCTACTCTCCGAAAAAACCAATAAAAGCAGTTATTGATAAAGACTACTATAAAAAAAGAGTGAAACAAAAACGGCAACAAATAAAAGATGATTGGAATAAAAATTACTAA
- a CDS encoding BglG family transcription antiterminator, with amino-acid sequence MNIELLKALQSGNITSMEQLKEILLFSESKIRELLKELRKDGEKNGFSIVTVSKRGYFLQVSNEEVFEKYIVDQTNNFQQNMNRKNYRISLILFLLLQNTGYISLDQIAEIIDVSRSTVINDMEDVRKQLNQHHLELDSKVHYGTKVIGNEKDIRQLLSKISGEIVASEFLPLEFFDFIKELDFTAETDYFVTLLNDYHIVMSNNAIESILFHIKILVYRVMQGNYLNEIEINRSMIDESLYTITKKIISFIEKKYDITISDEEIDLVASQIFGKASSENVPSKQKLELETSIKEVLNKIDQDFATTFSQDESLLDNLLLHIAPLIMRVSYGLTLSDPLVGFVSIQYMSAFLIALRFIDYYDELKNYELSRDEIGYLALHFATHIEKENQEKLQSIKTIAFIVDHMRGSTTLAKTKLHYMFPYANIVVVPFAAINKHSWEDVELVISTRPLNQISYKNKLILINESLTDKELKKLKDKVLFGDLDYTAKTLTVKNLFYKELFLVKEDGEYLNLIQEMCEKMVLKGYAKEGFTNSVIEREMRFSTIYENGIAAPHSLTQMANIDSIGVILLKNSIYHLGKDVRCIFVLNVQKGHLLLHQEISDFIVRIMKDINKVKLLQLSETYPNFKAFIKDYI; translated from the coding sequence ATGAATATAGAATTATTAAAAGCACTTCAGTCAGGTAACATAACTTCCATGGAACAGCTGAAAGAAATACTTCTCTTTTCAGAAAGTAAAATTCGAGAATTGTTAAAAGAGTTAAGAAAAGATGGAGAAAAAAATGGTTTTTCGATTGTGACAGTCAGTAAACGAGGGTATTTTCTACAAGTTTCTAATGAGGAGGTGTTCGAAAAATATATAGTAGATCAAACAAATAATTTTCAACAGAATATGAATCGAAAGAATTATCGAATTTCATTAATATTGTTTTTGTTATTACAAAATACTGGTTATATTTCACTCGATCAAATTGCTGAAATTATTGATGTTAGCAGATCAACAGTTATTAATGATATGGAAGATGTTCGTAAACAACTGAATCAACACCATCTTGAATTAGATTCCAAAGTTCATTATGGAACGAAAGTCATAGGGAATGAAAAAGACATTAGACAATTACTATCGAAAATTAGCGGAGAAATTGTAGCAAGTGAATTTTTACCTTTGGAGTTTTTTGATTTCATAAAAGAATTGGACTTTACAGCAGAAACAGATTATTTCGTCACTCTATTAAATGACTATCATATTGTTATGTCAAATAATGCTATTGAATCCATATTATTTCATATAAAAATATTAGTTTATCGAGTTATGCAAGGAAACTATCTTAATGAAATTGAAATTAATCGAAGTATGATTGATGAAAGTTTATATACTATTACGAAAAAAATAATTTCATTTATTGAAAAAAAGTATGATATTACTATTTCAGATGAAGAAATCGATTTAGTTGCCTCGCAAATATTTGGAAAGGCTAGTTCTGAGAATGTACCAAGTAAACAAAAATTAGAGTTAGAAACATCGATTAAAGAAGTACTTAATAAAATAGATCAAGATTTTGCGACTACATTCAGTCAAGATGAAAGCTTACTTGATAATTTATTGTTACACATTGCGCCATTGATTATGCGTGTTTCTTATGGATTAACATTATCTGATCCATTAGTTGGATTTGTATCGATTCAATATATGAGCGCATTTTTAATAGCACTTCGATTTATTGACTATTATGATGAATTGAAAAATTATGAATTATCACGAGATGAAATTGGATATTTGGCATTACATTTTGCTACTCATATTGAAAAAGAAAACCAAGAAAAATTACAAAGTATTAAAACAATTGCGTTTATTGTTGATCATATGAGAGGTTCGACAACTCTTGCAAAGACAAAACTTCACTATATGTTTCCATATGCAAATATCGTAGTTGTTCCTTTTGCGGCAATTAACAAGCATTCGTGGGAGGATGTGGAACTTGTTATATCTACACGCCCATTGAATCAAATTAGCTATAAAAATAAACTGATTTTAATAAATGAATCCTTAACCGATAAAGAGCTAAAAAAACTTAAAGATAAAGTATTATTTGGGGATCTTGACTATACTGCAAAAACACTTACTGTTAAAAATTTATTTTATAAGGAATTGTTTCTTGTTAAAGAAGATGGGGAGTATTTGAATCTTATTCAAGAAATGTGTGAAAAAATGGTTTTGAAAGGTTATGCAAAAGAAGGATTTACAAATTCTGTCATTGAAAGAGAAATGCGGTTTTCCACTATTTATGAAAATGGAATAGCTGCGCCTCATAGTTTAACGCAAATGGCAAATATAGATAGTATAGGTGTTATTTTATTAAAGAATAGTATTTATCATTTAGGTAAAGATGTGCGCTGTATTTTTGTGTTAAATGTACAAAAAGGTCATTTATTATTACATCAAGAAATAAGTGATTTTATTGTTCGAATAATGAAAGATATAAATAAAGTGAAATTACTACAATTATCTGAAACATACCCAAACTTTAAGGCGTTTATAAAAGACTATATATAA
- a CDS encoding PTS lactose/cellobiose transporter subunit IIA, which produces MEQEIMNIILNAGDAKAKCLVALRTARKGDFEKAEEQLKAASESMILAHKVQTDLIQAEVRGEKQELSLLMIHAQDHLMTAMTIKDMVLEMIEYAKDLNKLKKELK; this is translated from the coding sequence ATGGAACAAGAAATTATGAATATCATTTTAAACGCAGGTGATGCCAAAGCAAAATGTTTAGTTGCCCTAAGAACTGCAAGGAAAGGAGATTTTGAAAAAGCAGAGGAACAATTAAAGGCAGCTTCTGAATCTATGATATTGGCACATAAAGTGCAAACTGACCTGATTCAAGCAGAAGTACGAGGAGAGAAACAAGAATTGTCGTTATTAATGATTCATGCTCAGGATCATTTAATGACTGCAATGACAATTAAAGACATGGTATTAGAAATGATCGAATACGCAAAAGATTTAAACAAATTGAAAAAGGAGCTTAAATAA
- a CDS encoding PTS sugar transporter subunit IIB: MVKKILLACSGGFSTSMLVQKMVEAAEKKNMDIEIIAVAEENIENHLDSDVLLLGPQIGHKLEDLTKELEFPVFVINMADYGLMNGEKVLKETLEKVNIGGI, encoded by the coding sequence ATGGTAAAAAAAATATTATTGGCATGTTCTGGAGGATTTTCAACCAGTATGCTTGTGCAAAAAATGGTTGAAGCAGCTGAAAAGAAAAATATGGATATTGAAATTATAGCTGTTGCCGAGGAGAATATTGAGAATCATTTGGACTCAGATGTCCTATTATTAGGTCCTCAAATTGGACATAAATTAGAAGATTTAACTAAGGAACTAGAATTTCCTGTATTTGTAATTAATATGGCAGATTATGGATTGATGAATGGAGAAAAAGTGCTAAAAGAAACATTAGAAAAAGTTAACATAGGAGGGATATAG
- a CDS encoding PTS sugar transporter subunit IIC, whose protein sequence is MSGSFAENLNKGVTKFSSNIIVKTIAAGMARLLPVTMIGSLATLLISFPFEPWTEFITNTGLINIFSVGSQMTNDIISIYLVVVLAYDMSRLIKSNQINSILVAIVSFFVVTPMTPALVGESTINVFTTTYLGSRGMFVGIVISLLATYLFYIISEKGLKIKMPSAVPPAISASFEALIPAVGTVTLFVILNVLVGMTQWVDVHTMIYALLQAPLEGLGGSIWTMVFLALLGEFFWFFGIHGSNVTSAVNNTLFMPSAIENASNVASGLPATKVVNSYFLEAFKGPRHTVLSVMLFFLPKSKRLKAIGKVAVVPGMFGISEPMKFGIPMVLNPVLLVPMSLAPVVSLLIAYFAIKIGFMRIVSIAVPWTMPPILSGFLVAGWQGAVVQIIQMFAIFTLYIPFFKYLDRRYVSEEELQENTVKGK, encoded by the coding sequence ATGAGTGGGAGTTTTGCAGAAAATCTAAATAAAGGAGTAACAAAATTCTCAAGTAACATTATTGTAAAAACAATTGCAGCTGGTATGGCAAGGCTTTTACCAGTCACAATGATTGGATCACTTGCGACGTTGCTAATTAGTTTTCCATTTGAACCATGGACAGAATTTATTACTAATACTGGTTTAATTAACATTTTTAGTGTAGGGTCTCAAATGACTAATGACATCATCTCGATTTATCTAGTGGTTGTATTAGCTTACGATATGTCAAGATTAATAAAGTCAAATCAGATTAATTCGATATTAGTAGCCATTGTATCATTTTTTGTAGTGACACCAATGACACCAGCTTTAGTCGGCGAATCTACTATAAATGTATTTACCACTACTTACTTGGGTTCGAGAGGAATGTTTGTAGGAATTGTAATTTCGCTACTTGCGACGTATCTTTTCTATATTATTTCTGAAAAAGGACTTAAAATTAAAATGCCATCAGCAGTCCCACCAGCAATTTCTGCTTCATTTGAAGCGCTGATTCCAGCTGTTGGAACAGTTACTCTATTTGTTATTTTAAATGTCTTAGTTGGTATGACACAATGGGTAGATGTACACACAATGATTTATGCACTTTTACAGGCACCGTTAGAAGGGCTTGGGGGATCTATCTGGACTATGGTATTTTTGGCTTTATTAGGAGAATTTTTTTGGTTTTTTGGAATTCATGGAAGCAACGTTACAAGCGCAGTGAACAATACATTATTTATGCCAAGTGCTATTGAAAACGCTTCTAATGTGGCGTCAGGGTTGCCAGCAACAAAAGTTGTTAACTCCTATTTCTTGGAAGCTTTTAAAGGTCCACGACACACAGTATTATCGGTAATGTTATTTTTCTTACCCAAATCAAAACGATTGAAAGCAATTGGAAAAGTTGCTGTGGTTCCTGGTATGTTTGGAATTAGTGAACCTATGAAGTTTGGTATTCCTATGGTATTAAATCCTGTTCTTCTTGTTCCAATGTCACTTGCTCCTGTGGTATCATTATTAATCGCCTATTTTGCAATTAAAATAGGATTTATGAGAATTGTATCTATTGCAGTTCCGTGGACAATGCCTCCTATATTGTCTGGATTTCTTGTAGCAGGCTGGCAAGGTGCTGTTGTTCAAATAATTCAAATGTTTGCTATTTTTACACTATACATTCCGTTCTTTAAATACTTAGACCGGCGTTATGTTTCGGAAGAGGAACTTCAAGAGAACACAGTAAAGGGAAAATAA
- a CDS encoding tyrosine-protein phosphatase, translating into MTKILNLEGTFNTRDIGGIKNKEGKTVKYGKMIRSDALGKLTDSDVKFLEDYGVKTVVDFRGIDEVIKAPDKKIGGVREINLSPNAPIAAVASGNIIDDQKKIDALLKEAATEDGRNSLRKRTDEMAEQMKELVNTEYANKQYTQFLNLLSDESNLGILHHCKGGKDRTGFGAMITLFALDVSEEEVKKDYMLTKKMMEFRNEKRMSEYRKYTDNDTVLEYLSGLMSTKEMYYDAAIKEMKRMAGSIDDYLEQYLHLTREKKQKIKENFLSEN; encoded by the coding sequence ATGACAAAAATTTTAAATCTAGAAGGAACATTTAATACTCGTGATATAGGAGGGATAAAAAATAAAGAAGGAAAAACTGTAAAATATGGAAAAATGATTCGTTCTGATGCATTAGGTAAGTTAACAGATAGTGATGTTAAATTTCTTGAAGATTATGGTGTCAAGACTGTTGTAGATTTCAGAGGTATTGATGAGGTTATAAAAGCTCCAGATAAAAAAATTGGGGGTGTCCGAGAAATTAATCTTTCTCCAAATGCACCGATTGCAGCTGTTGCCAGTGGTAATATAATTGATGATCAAAAAAAGATCGATGCTTTGTTGAAAGAAGCAGCTACTGAAGACGGTCGTAACTCCCTACGTAAGCGCACGGATGAAATGGCAGAACAAATGAAAGAGCTTGTGAATACAGAATATGCGAACAAGCAATATACACAGTTTTTGAACTTACTAAGCGATGAAAGTAATTTAGGTATATTACATCATTGCAAAGGAGGAAAGGATAGAACAGGTTTTGGAGCAATGATTACATTATTTGCTCTTGATGTAAGTGAAGAAGAAGTTAAAAAGGACTATATGCTGACAAAAAAAATGATGGAATTCAGAAATGAGAAGCGCATGAGTGAATATCGGAAGTATACAGATAATGATACTGTGCTTGAATATTTATCAGGTTTAATGTCGACTAAAGAAATGTATTACGATGCAGCAATCAAGGAAATGAAAAGAATGGCGGGTAGTATTGATGATTATCTAGAGCAATATTTACATTTAACTAGAGAAAAAAAACAAAAAATAAAAGAGAACTTTCTGTCTGAAAATTGA
- a CDS encoding DUF1349 domain-containing protein — MKFSNENLRWTNQPKEYEIADNRISITTEPHTDFWQRTFYGFRNDNAPALQLDTEEEYFSFTVKTRFNTQTRFDQCGIIVYLDSDNWLKASSEYKNNETQRLGSVVTNLGYSDWATMDISSKIDTIWYRLSRRKADYRLDYSLDGVEFKQMRICHLHQGKQKISFGIYACSPEQSSFQAVFSEFEITECLWKAHV, encoded by the coding sequence GTGAAGTTTAGTAATGAAAACTTAAGGTGGACCAATCAACCTAAAGAATACGAAATAGCTGATAATCGCATTTCAATTACAACTGAACCGCACACTGATTTTTGGCAACGAACATTTTATGGGTTTCGGAATGATAACGCACCTGCTTTACAACTAGACACTGAGGAAGAATATTTTTCTTTTACTGTAAAAACTCGTTTTAATACCCAAACAAGATTTGATCAATGTGGAATTATCGTCTATCTAGATTCTGATAATTGGTTAAAAGCTTCATCAGAGTACAAAAATAATGAAACGCAACGTTTAGGAAGTGTCGTTACAAACTTAGGTTATTCTGACTGGGCAACGATGGATATTTCTTCAAAAATAGATACAATTTGGTATCGACTTAGTAGAAGAAAAGCCGACTATCGTTTAGATTATTCATTAGATGGTGTGGAATTTAAGCAGATGCGTATTTGTCATTTGCATCAAGGAAAACAAAAAATTTCATTCGGCATCTATGCTTGTAGTCCGGAACAATCATCATTTCAAGCAGTATTTTCAGAATTTGAAATTACAGAGTGCCTTTGGAAGGCGCATGTATAA
- a CDS encoding VOC family protein, whose product MHIEHVAIWTKDLEKMKEFYMNYFKAQPSERYHNKKTGFQSYFLTFETGSRIELTTKNFLSDRSVDTLGYTHIAISVGSKQNVDDFVERFLEDGYPLLNGPRTTGDGYYEAVVQDPEGNLIELTV is encoded by the coding sequence ATGCATATAGAACATGTGGCAATTTGGACAAAGGATTTAGAGAAAATGAAAGAATTTTATATGAATTATTTTAAAGCGCAACCTAGTGAACGTTACCATAATAAGAAAACAGGCTTTCAATCCTATTTTTTAACTTTTGAAACGGGAAGTAGAATAGAATTAACAACGAAAAATTTTCTATCTGATCGGAGCGTAGATACATTAGGATATACCCATATCGCCATTTCAGTTGGTAGTAAGCAGAATGTGGATGATTTTGTTGAACGCTTTTTAGAAGATGGTTATCCATTATTAAATGGACCTCGTACAACTGGAGATGGTTATTATGAAGCTGTTGTTCAAGATCCAGAAGGAAATTTAATTGAATTAACAGTATAA
- a CDS encoding RidA family protein, whose protein sequence is MTRKIITGKQVTSSGPYSHAVDAGDYLFFSGQTAYNALDYDGKKLDITTQTHKCFAHLQDVMTEAGVSLDDVVKVNVYLTGMKYFAEMNAVYEKQFTAPYPARTCVAVLELPLEADVEIECIVKKKL, encoded by the coding sequence TTGACTAGAAAAATTATTACAGGAAAACAAGTAACTTCATCCGGACCGTATTCGCATGCTGTTGATGCTGGAGACTATTTATTTTTTTCAGGGCAAACAGCCTATAATGCACTTGATTATGATGGCAAGAAGTTGGACATTACCACCCAAACTCACAAGTGTTTCGCACATTTACAAGATGTGATGACAGAAGCTGGTGTTAGTTTAGATGATGTCGTAAAGGTGAATGTCTATTTAACTGGCATGAAATATTTCGCTGAAATGAATGCCGTCTATGAAAAGCAATTTACAGCCCCTTATCCAGCAAGAACCTGCGTAGCTGTACTTGAATTACCTTTGGAAGCCGATGTTGAAATTGAATGTATCGTTAAAAAGAAGCTGTGA